A genome region from Thermodesulfobacteriota bacterium includes the following:
- the groES gene encoding co-chaperone GroES — MKVRPLYDRVLVKRLDTEEKTKGGIIIPDTAKEKPQEGKVIAHGKGKLQDDGTTRALDVKEGDKVLFGKYAGTDINIDGEDYLILREEEILAIVEG; from the coding sequence ATGAAGGTTAGACCGCTCTACGACAGGGTTTTAGTAAAAAGGCTTGATACCGAAGAGAAAACTAAGGGCGGAATAATAATTCCCGATACCGCAAAGGAAAAGCCTCAGGAAGGAAAGGTCATTGCTCATGGTAAGGGAAAGCTCCAGGATGACGGCACCACCAGGGCATTAGATGTAAAAGAAGGGGACAAGGTTCTTTTTGGCAAGTATGCAGGAACAGACATAAATATCGATGGCGAGGATTACCTTATCCTTCGTGAAGAAGAAATTCTGGCAATTGTCGAGGGATAA
- a CDS encoding TCP-1/cpn60 chaperonin family protein, with protein MAAKEIKFSREAQSSVLRGVNTLANAVKATLGPRGRNVLIEKTFGAPVVTKDGVTVAKEIELEDKFENM; from the coding sequence ATGGCTGCAAAGGAAATAAAATTTAGTAGGGAGGCACAATCGTCCGTTTTGAGGGGGGTAAATACCCTGGCCAATGCGGTGAAGGCGACGCTGGGGCCGAGGGGTAGGAACGTACTTATAGAGAAGACCTTCGGCGCACCGGTGGTTACCAAGGACGGGGTCACCGTGGCCAAGGAGATAGAGCTTGAGGACAAGTTCGAGAACATG